The Cryobacterium roopkundense sequence ACGGATCTCTATGCGGGAATCGTCGCGAGCGGGGTCGTCGAGTCACGGGACCACGCCAAGGTCGCCATGTTGGGAGCCATGTACGGCGCCACGACAGGTGAAAGTGGACGACTCCTACCACGCCTTGCGAAGGCCTACCCACGCGCGATTGGCCTCACGGAGACAGCCGCACGGGCGGGTGAACGGGGCGATATTGTCACGACGAGGCTGGGCAGGTCATCCCCGCCGCCCCAGGCGTCCTGGTACGACACGCAGGCGCAGGCCTATGACTCGGCGGCATCGAGTCTCGACGAGAGCCGGGCCCGTGCTCAGGCCAGGGATTGGGGGCGGTTCACACGCAATTTCGTCGTGCAGGGAACCGCGGCCGAGTGGGCACTCTGCTGGATGGCGGAAATCCGCCGGGAGCTGCAGACCCTGCACGATGCGGGGGATGGTTTTCGAACCGCACCGCACTTGGTCTTCTTCCTGCACGACGAGGTCATAGTACACACGCCCGAGGGACTCGCCGATCGCGTTGAATCCATCATCATCGAGGCCGCAGCCACCGCCGGGAGGCTGCTCTTTGGAGATTTCCCCGTGGACTTCATGTTGACCACAGCAACCGTCGACAACTATGCGGAGGCAAAATAGCTCGGCGTTGTGGATTACCAGTGAGGTGGGGCATAATGCACGTAACGGCAGCACTGCCGTTGATTTTCGTTCCGAGGTCGTTGGGGAAGACGCATCTCACAGGAACGGAGAGAAAAGATGGTTGCAACACAAACCCGTCGGGCACCCACCGCGCGGGGTGTGCTCTACGTGCACTCCTCACCCCGTGCGCTGTGTCCACACGTTGAATGGGCCGCAGGACGTGCCCTCGGAGAGGCAGTGAACTTTGACTGGGCTGACCAGCCCGTGCTCAAGGGTGCCCTGCGCGCCGAGTACTACTGGGAAGGCGAGCGCGGAACCGGAGCAGCGCTGGCGTCGGCCCTGCGCGGCTGGGAACATCTGAGGTTCGAGGTGACGGAAGACGCCGGCCTCGGCACCGACGGTGGTCGCTGGCTGAACACGCCCGATCTGGGCATTTTCTATGCCCAGACTGACACGGCGGGAAACATCGTTATAGCCGAGGATCGAGTGCGCTACGCCATGGAAGTGGCGGGTGCCAATGCGCTCGATCTGCATCGGGAATTGCGGCTCGCCCTCGGGCAGGCCTGGGACGATGAGCTCGAGCCCTTCCGACATGCCAGCGATTTCAATTCGGTGGTCTGGCTGCACAAGGTGGGTTGAGTGACCGCTGCCCACAGACCTCAGGCCCGACCGGAGAATCGGTCGGGCCTGAGGTCTGTGCCGCGCAGCTGCCGGGTTAGACCGAACGAAAGGCGACGACGGCGTTGTGCCCGCCGAAACCGAACGAGTTGCTAATGGCCAGCAGATCCCCGGTCGGCAGAGTGCGAGGAGCCGTCACAACGTCCAGGGGGATCGTCGGGTCCTGATCGTTCAGGTTGATCGTCGGCGGCGCCGTACGCTCGGCGAGTGCCTTCACCGTGAAGAAGGCCTCGAGTGCCCCCGCGCCTCCGAGAAGGTGTCCGGTCGATGCTTTGGTTGCTGAGACGGGGATGCCATCAAGCAGATCACCGAAAACGCGGCGCAGCGCGTTGTACTCGGCGATGTCGCCCACCGGGGTGCTGGTGGCGTGCGCGTTGATGTGTGAGACGTCAGACAGGTCGGCGCCGGCGTTCTGGATGGTGGTGATCATGGCTCGGGCCGCAGCCGACCCCTCTGGGTCTGGAGCGGTGATGTGATAAGCGTCGCTGTTGACCGAACCGCCCACCAGCTCGGCGTAAATATGCGCTCCACGGGCCTTGGCATGCTCTTCGGTCTCGATCACGAGGGCGGCTGCGCCCTCCCCGAGAACGAAGCCGTCACGGGTGAGGTCGTAGGGACGGCTCGCCGTGGCCGGGTCGTCGTTGCGTGTCGACAGGGCGTGCATGGCGGCGAATGCCGCGATCGGCAGCGGGTGAATTGCGGCCTCTGAACCTCCGGCTATCACGACATCAGCGAGCCCCGATTGGAGCCGGTTGTACGCGTTGACGAGGGCCTCGGTGCTCGAAGCGCAGGCCGACACCACTGTCGTGATTCCCGCTCGGGCGTGCAGATCCATTCCCACCGCCGCTCCAGGTCCGTTGGGCATCAGCATCGGAACTGTCATGGGCAGAACGCGACGCGGTCCGCGCTCCCGCAGGGTGTCCCAGGCGTCGAGGAGTGTCCACACTCCGCCGATGCCGGTGGCCCAGTCCACGGCGACCCGTTCGGGCTCTGCCTCGGGCGAACCCGCATCCGACCACGCCTCGCGCCCGGCGATCAGGGCAAACTGGCTGGAGGGGTCGAGGCGCTTCACTTCAAAACGCTCGAGAACTGTGCTCGAATGCACTCGCGCCTGTGCCGCGAACGTGACGGGGATCTGCGTTTCTGCGACCCACGCCTGTTCGAGCGTGGTCGCGCCGGATTCTCCGGCCAGCAGGGCGGTCCAGGTGTCGGACGCCGTGCCACCGAGCGGCGTGGTCGCGCCGATGCCGGTGATAACAATTTTCTTGGTCATAAGTCAACTCTCCATGCAACGACAAACCTGCGGGTCGCAACGGGCTCGGGTCATAACGACACACGAGAGCGGCGGTGCTGGCCCAATGGCACAACCCCTGAGCAGACCGGTCGACGAGTGTCGGCCGGTCTGATCTCAGGCTGGTGTTCTAGGCCTGGGCCTTGACGATGAAGTCGACAGCGTCGCCGACGGACTTGAGGTTCTTAACCTCTTCATCGGGGATCTTCACGTCGAACTTCTCTTCCGCGTTGACGACGATGGTCATCATCGAGATGGAATCGATGTCGAGGTCGTCGGTGAACGACTTGCCGAGTTCAACCGTGTCGGTTGCAATTCCGGTCTCATCGTTAATGAGCTCGGCCAGGCCGGCAAGAACTTCTTCGGTAGACAATGCCATTTTGTTTTCTCCTTGGGGGGTTGACTCGGTTGACCGAGACTTAGTTTAGAGGGAACGGGGATGTGAAAAGGACGGCGGATGCCGTGGCACCCGTGCGCTTTAGGGCAGCACGACCACCTGGGCGCCGAAGACGAGACCGGCTCCGAAGCCGATTTGGAGGGCCAGGCCCCCGCTGAGTTCGGGGTGTTCCTCGAGCAGACGGTGTGTTGCCAGCGGGATGGAAGCTGATGACGTATTGCCCGTAGTGGCGACGTCGCGCGCGATGATCACGGACTCCGGCAGCTTGAGCTGCTTGGCGAATTCGTCGATGATGCGCATGTTCGCCTGGTGGGGGATGAACGCGTCGAGCTGATCGCTCGTTATCCCAGCTTCCACCAGGGCTTTCTTCGCAACCTTTGCCATGTCCCAGACGGCCCAGCGGAAGACCGCCTGGCCTTCCTGACGCAATGTGGGCCATTCGGACTCACCGCGACGGTACTCCTGCAGCGTGTGGTTGGTGGAGATGGTGTCGGCCTTCGACCCGTCCGAACCCCACACCGTCTTGGAGATGCCGGGGAAATCACTCGGGCCGATGACAACCGCTCCTGCACCGTCGCCGAGCAGGAACGAAATGCTCCGATCGGTGGGATCTACCAGGTCTGAGAGTTTCTCTGCTCCGATGACCAGCGCGTAGTGCGCGGCGCCGGCCCGGATCAGGGCATCCGCCTGTGCGATGGCATAGGCATAACCGGCGCAGGCGGCGTTCACGTCATACGCGGCAGCAGGGTTCGCTCCGACGCGGTCGGCGACGACAGCGGAGATGGACGGGGTCTGTCGTCCGTTGCTGATCGTCGCGACGATGACGGCATCGATGAGCGCCGCGTCTATTCCGCTTCTCTCGATGGCCTCACGGGCGGCATCCGTTGCCAGGTCAACGGCCTCGATGTCCTGACTGGCACGGGTGCGCGTGATGATTCCGGTGCGCTGCTGGATCCACTCGTCGGAAGAGTCGATCGCCGCGACCAGTTCGTCGTTGGCGACCACCCGGTCGCCGCGCGCGGCACCGACGGAGAGGATACGCGTGTACTGCGATCCCTGGGACTGCTGGAGCGTTGGCTTACTCATTCATCTCTCTCTAACTCGCGACTGCGTGCAGTGCGATTCATGACTGCTGGTCGATCAGGTCGAAGGCGGCGGGCAGATCATCGGGTGTCTTGATGGCAACGCTCGGCACACCCTTGAGCCCGCGTTTGGCGAGGCCGACGAGTGCACCGGCCGGAGCGACCTCGATGATTCCGGTCACACCTGCTTCGGCGAAAGACTGCATGCACTTGTCCCACCGTACCGGCGAAGAGACCTGGCCCACGAGAAGCTCGACGAACCGCGCGCCGTCAGACACGCCGCCGCCCGTGCTGTTCGACCAGATGGGCAGTGTGGGCACGTGCGATTCCAGCGAGGTGGCGACGGCACTGAGGTGATCGACCGCCGGGCGCATGTAGCGAGTGTGGAAGGCACCCGCGACCTGTAAGGGGATGACCCTGGCGCGGGTCGGGGGGTTGGCCGCGAGCTGTGCCAAGGCGTCAAGAGCGCCGGCGACGACGATCTGGCCGCCTCCGTTGAAGTTCGCCGGTTCGAGGCCGAGCTGGGCAAGTTGTTTGAGCAGGGCGGTCTCATCGGCTCCGATGACCGCGCTCATGCCGGTTGCCTCGAGGGCTGCGGCGCTCTGCATGGCCAGGCCTCGTTCGCGGACGAAACGCAGGGCATCCGTTGCACTGAGAATTCCGGCCCCCGCGGCCGCCGTGATCTCACCGACGGAGTGACCGGCTATCCCGGCCACCCGATCGCGTCGGCCATCGGCGAGCAGCGCCTTGAGAGTGAGGAGCCCTGCTGCCACGATCAGCGGCTGCGCGATCGCGGTGTCCCTGATCGTGTCGGCGTCGCTCGTGGTTCCGTGGGCGAGCAGGTCGATGCCGACGGCGGCAGACATTTCGCTGAGATCACTTTCGAAATCGGGAACAGCGAGCCACGGTTCGAGGAACCCGGGGGTTTGGGAGCCCTGTCCAGGGCAGACGACGACTATCACCTAACTAGTCTTCCAATCTGAGTTTCGTGAGGAGCTTTGATAATCCATGAAGTATTGCGGAAAGCTTTGTGCGATTCCGCAAATGCTGCTGGTTCAGCGGCGGCGGGAGGAACCGTCGTGGTCGCTAATGGACCCCAGAATCAGGGCCGACTGCAAAATCAAGGCCTCACGGGCCCCGGTCGCATCATAACCGATGACCTCCGAGACGCGCTTGAGGCGGTAGCGCACCGTATTGGGGTGCACGAACAGCTCACGAGCCGTCGCCTCGAGGGATCGCCCATTGTCGAGGTAGCACCACAGTGTGGTCAGAAGTTCGGTGGAGTGTGCCTGAAGAGGGCGATAAATGCGATGGATGAGTGTGGCTCGAGCAAGCGGGTCACCCGCGAGTGCACGTTCCGGAAGCAGGTCGTCGGCCTGAACCGGCCGGGGTGCGTTACGCCACGATCGAGCAACAGCGAATCCCGCCAGGGCGGCCTTTGCGCTCTTGGACGCATCAACGAGGTTCGGAACCTCATGCCCCAGAACGAGATGTCCGGATCCGAAACTCGGTTCGAGCTGGACGGCGATCTCCATGAACGTCAGGGCCGCTGCGGTGCCAACGGGCTCGTCCACGTCGACCGGCGTGGGACGGGCACGCCCGATCACCAGCACCAGTCGGTTCCCCTGTACGCCGATCAGCACATCCGCTGCCATATGGCGGGCGGAACGCCGCAGCTGATCGACGTCGAGCATCTTCGGCGTCGTGCCCACGAGCACGCAGACCTCACCGTGTCCGTGCCAGCCCAGTGCAGCTATCCGGCTCGGGAGTTCGTCGTCGTATTCGCCGCTCAGAATCGAGTCGACCACCAGAGCTTCCAATCGGGCGTCCCACAACCCGCGAGCCTCTGCGGCGCGGGCGTAGACATCCGCTGCACCGAAGGCGATCTCGCGGGAGTACAGCAGGATCGCCTCCCGCAGCAGCTCGCCGCCGTCTTTCACCCTCTCCTCAACGACTTCGACAGTGACCCTGATGAGCTGGAGGGTCTGCTGCAGGCTGACGGAGCGCAGCAGCTCCCGGGGGGCAGCGCCGAAAACATCGGCCGCGATCCACGGTGTCGACCGCGGATCTTCGAACCAGGAAATGAACGAGGTGATGCCCGCCTGGGCCACGAGCCCCACGGCCGACCGCCGCCCCGGTGGCATATCGCCATACCAAGGCAGCGTGTCCTCGAGACGCTTCAGCGTCGCGGTGGACAGCTCACCGGAAATCGTTCGCAGCCAGTTAAGCGTCTGTTCCTTTGTTTTCGGCACCGGTGCCACGGTTGTCTAGCTCTCGCCCCCGGCGGAGCCGGTGGTGCCTGCCCTGACATCGTGCAGCTGGTACTTCGTGATGGCCTGACCGACCAGGCTGCGGTCAATCTCTCCGCGACGCGCCAGGAGTTCCAGAGTGCGCACAACCATCGACGGGCTGTCGATCTTGAAGAAGCGTCGTGCCGCCGGGCGGGTATCCGAGAAGCCGAAGCTGTCGGCACCGAGCGTGGCGAAGTCGCCGGGAACGAACTGGCGAATCTGATCGGGAACGGCGTGCATGAAGTCGGAGACTGCTACGAAGGGGCCAGCGGCTCCCGCGAGCTTCTCGGTGACATACGCCGTGCGAGGTTCGGCGTCGGGGTTGAGGAAATTGTGCTCGTCGGCGGCCAGGCCGTCGCGTCGCAGCTCGTTCCACGAGGTGACCGACCACACGTCGGCAGAAACTCCCCAGTCGTCGGCGAGGAGCTGCTGGGCTTCGAGCGCCCACGGCACCGCGACACCGGAGGCGAGAAGCTGTGCCTTGGGACCGCCGGTAGCTGATTCACTGACACGGTGGATTCCGCGCAGAATACCGTCGACGTCAACGTTCTCGGGTTCGACCGGCTGCACGGCAGGCTCGTTGTACACCGTGATGTAGTACATGACGTTCGGATCGGTGTGGGTGCCACCGTACATGCGCTCCAGCCCGGCGCGCACGATGTGGCCGATTTCGTACCCGTAGGCCGGGTCATAGGTCACGACTGCGGGGTTCGTCGAGGCGAGAAGGGGAGAGTGTCCGTCAGCGTGCTGCAGGCCCTCTCCGGTCAACGTCGTGCGGCCTGCCGTTGCACCGATGATGAACCCGCGGGTCATCATGTCGCCGGCGGCCCAAAATGCGTCACCGGTGCGCTGGAATCCGAACATCGAGTAGAACACGTAGACCGGGATGAGCGGTTCACCCTGAGTCGCGTACGACGTTCCCACGTTGGTGAACGCGGCGGCGGCGCCGGCCTCATTGATGCCCACGTGCAGGATCTGGCCCTGCGGGCTCTCCTTGTAGGAGAGCAACTGGGCGTGGTCCACGGAGGTGTAATGCTGTCCGTTGGGGTTGTAGATCTTCGCCGTGGGGAAGAACGCGTCGATACCGAACGTACGTGCCTCGTCGGGAATAATCGGAACGATGCGATTGCCGAAGTCCTTGGCACGCACGAGTTCCTTGAGAAGTCGCACGAAAGACATCGTTGTGGCGATCTCCTGCGTTCCGGAACCCTTCTTGGCCACGGCATACGTCTTTTCATCGGGCAAGTTGAGCTTCGTGTGCTTCGTGCGACGCTCCGGCAGATAGCCGCCGAGCGCGCGGCGGCGCTCGTGCATGTACTCGATGGCCTCGTCCTTGTCCCCGGGCGTGTAGTACGGGGGCAGGTACGGGTTTTCCTCGAGCTGGGCATCCGTGATCGGGACATGCATGCTGTCGCGGAAGGACTTGAGGTTCTCGAGGGTCATCTTCTTCATCTGGTGGGTCGCGTTGCGTCCCTCGAAGCTCGGGCCGAGGCCATAGCCCTTGATCGTCTTCGCCAGGATGACGGTGGGCTGCCCCTTGTGCTCTGACGCTGCCTTGAAGGCCGCGTAAACCTTGCGGTAGTCGTGGCCGCCGCGCTTGAGGTTCCAGACCTCGTCGTCGCTAAGGTGTTCGACAAGCTTGAGGGCACGCGGGTCCCGACCGAAGAAGTTTTCGCGCACGTAGGCGCCGCTTTCGGCCTTGTAGGTCTGGTAGTCGCCGTCGGGTGTGACGTTCATCAGGTTGATGAGCGCGCCGTCTACGTCGTTCCTGAGCAGGGCGTCCCACTCGCGACCCCAGACCACCTTGATGACGTTCCAGCCGGCACCGCGGAAGAAGCTCTCAAGCTCCTGGATGATCTTGCCGTTGCCACGCACCGGGCCGTCGAGGCGCTGGAGGTTGCAGTTGATCACGAAATTGAGGTTGTCGAGGCCTTCGTTGGCGGCCACCTGCAGCTGGCCGCGGCTTTCGACCTCGTCCATCTCGCCATCGCCCAGGAATGCCCAGACCTGCTGGTCGCTCGCATCCTTTATGCCGCGGTTGGTGAGGTAACGGTTCACCTGGGCCTGGTAAATGGCGTTGATCGGGCCGAGTCCCATGGAAACCGTGGGGAACTGCCAGAACTCGGGCATCAAGCGCGGGTGCGGGTACGACGAGATGCCGTTCGGGCCGTGCGACTTCTCCTGGCGGAATCCGTCGAGCTGATCCGTCGTCAAGCGTCCTTCTAGGAAGGCGCGGGCGTACGTTCCGGGGGAGGCGTGGCCCTGAATGAAAATCTGGTCTCCGCCGCCGGGGTGATCCTGGCCGCGGAAGAAGTGGTTGAAACCCACCTCGTAGAGCGCTGCGGACG is a genomic window containing:
- a CDS encoding DUF3145 domain-containing protein; the encoded protein is MVATQTRRAPTARGVLYVHSSPRALCPHVEWAAGRALGEAVNFDWADQPVLKGALRAEYYWEGERGTGAALASALRGWEHLRFEVTEDAGLGTDGGRWLNTPDLGIFYAQTDTAGNIVIAEDRVRYAMEVAGANALDLHRELRLALGQAWDDELEPFRHASDFNSVVWLHKVG
- a CDS encoding beta-ketoacyl-[acyl-carrier-protein] synthase family protein, with the protein product MTKKIVITGIGATTPLGGTASDTWTALLAGESGATTLEQAWVAETQIPVTFAAQARVHSSTVLERFEVKRLDPSSQFALIAGREAWSDAGSPEAEPERVAVDWATGIGGVWTLLDAWDTLRERGPRRVLPMTVPMLMPNGPGAAVGMDLHARAGITTVVSACASSTEALVNAYNRLQSGLADVVIAGGSEAAIHPLPIAAFAAMHALSTRNDDPATASRPYDLTRDGFVLGEGAAALVIETEEHAKARGAHIYAELVGGSVNSDAYHITAPDPEGSAAARAMITTIQNAGADLSDVSHINAHATSTPVGDIAEYNALRRVFGDLLDGIPVSATKASTGHLLGGAGALEAFFTVKALAERTAPPTINLNDQDPTIPLDVVTAPRTLPTGDLLAISNSFGFGGHNAVVAFRSV
- a CDS encoding acyl carrier protein, yielding MALSTEEVLAGLAELINDETGIATDTVELGKSFTDDLDIDSISMMTIVVNAEEKFDVKIPDEEVKNLKSVGDAVDFIVKAQA
- a CDS encoding beta-ketoacyl-ACP synthase III translates to MSKPTLQQSQGSQYTRILSVGAARGDRVVANDELVAAIDSSDEWIQQRTGIITRTRASQDIEAVDLATDAAREAIERSGIDAALIDAVIVATISNGRQTPSISAVVADRVGANPAAAYDVNAACAGYAYAIAQADALIRAGAAHYALVIGAEKLSDLVDPTDRSISFLLGDGAGAVVIGPSDFPGISKTVWGSDGSKADTISTNHTLQEYRRGESEWPTLRQEGQAVFRWAVWDMAKVAKKALVEAGITSDQLDAFIPHQANMRIIDEFAKQLKLPESVIIARDVATTGNTSSASIPLATHRLLEEHPELSGGLALQIGFGAGLVFGAQVVVLP
- a CDS encoding ACP S-malonyltransferase, which translates into the protein MIVVVCPGQGSQTPGFLEPWLAVPDFESDLSEMSAAVGIDLLAHGTTSDADTIRDTAIAQPLIVAAGLLTLKALLADGRRDRVAGIAGHSVGEITAAAGAGILSATDALRFVRERGLAMQSAAALEATGMSAVIGADETALLKQLAQLGLEPANFNGGGQIVVAGALDALAQLAANPPTRARVIPLQVAGAFHTRYMRPAVDHLSAVATSLESHVPTLPIWSNSTGGGVSDGARFVELLVGQVSSPVRWDKCMQSFAEAGVTGIIEVAPAGALVGLAKRGLKGVPSVAIKTPDDLPAAFDLIDQQS
- a CDS encoding PucR family transcriptional regulator, with protein sequence MPKTKEQTLNWLRTISGELSTATLKRLEDTLPWYGDMPPGRRSAVGLVAQAGITSFISWFEDPRSTPWIAADVFGAAPRELLRSVSLQQTLQLIRVTVEVVEERVKDGGELLREAILLYSREIAFGAADVYARAAEARGLWDARLEALVVDSILSGEYDDELPSRIAALGWHGHGEVCVLVGTTPKMLDVDQLRRSARHMAADVLIGVQGNRLVLVIGRARPTPVDVDEPVGTAAALTFMEIAVQLEPSFGSGHLVLGHEVPNLVDASKSAKAALAGFAVARSWRNAPRPVQADDLLPERALAGDPLARATLIHRIYRPLQAHSTELLTTLWCYLDNGRSLEATARELFVHPNTVRYRLKRVSEVIGYDATGAREALILQSALILGSISDHDGSSRRR
- the aceE gene encoding pyruvate dehydrogenase (acetyl-transferring), homodimeric type is translated as MTVNDQDPYSTTNADADPDETAEWSESLDSLVAEHGHERGREIMLSLLKRSKELHLGVPMVPTTDYINTIATENEPDFPGDEDIERRYRAWIRWNAAVLVHRSQRPGIAVGGHIATYASSAALYEVGFNHFFRGQDHPGGGDQIFIQGHASPGTYARAFLEGRLTTDQLDGFRQEKSHGPNGISSYPHPRLMPEFWQFPTVSMGLGPINAIYQAQVNRYLTNRGIKDASDQQVWAFLGDGEMDEVESRGQLQVAANEGLDNLNFVINCNLQRLDGPVRGNGKIIQELESFFRGAGWNVIKVVWGREWDALLRNDVDGALINLMNVTPDGDYQTYKAESGAYVRENFFGRDPRALKLVEHLSDDEVWNLKRGGHDYRKVYAAFKAASEHKGQPTVILAKTIKGYGLGPSFEGRNATHQMKKMTLENLKSFRDSMHVPITDAQLEENPYLPPYYTPGDKDEAIEYMHERRRALGGYLPERRTKHTKLNLPDEKTYAVAKKGSGTQEIATTMSFVRLLKELVRAKDFGNRIVPIIPDEARTFGIDAFFPTAKIYNPNGQHYTSVDHAQLLSYKESPQGQILHVGINEAGAAAAFTNVGTSYATQGEPLIPVYVFYSMFGFQRTGDAFWAAGDMMTRGFIIGATAGRTTLTGEGLQHADGHSPLLASTNPAVVTYDPAYGYEIGHIVRAGLERMYGGTHTDPNVMYYITVYNEPAVQPVEPENVDVDGILRGIHRVSESATGGPKAQLLASGVAVPWALEAQQLLADDWGVSADVWSVTSWNELRRDGLAADEHNFLNPDAEPRTAYVTEKLAGAAGPFVAVSDFMHAVPDQIRQFVPGDFATLGADSFGFSDTRPAARRFFKIDSPSMVVRTLELLARRGEIDRSLVGQAITKYQLHDVRAGTTGSAGGES